A genomic window from Cloacibacillus evryensis DSM 19522 includes:
- the sdaAB gene encoding L-serine ammonia-lyase, iron-sulfur-dependent subunit beta yields the protein MPVWEIIGPVMTGPSSSHTAGAAHIGRIVRMCWGGEVKRADLYMRGSFASTGAGHGTDKALIAGLMGMTQDDPEIRNALALARAAGMDFHFYTEEVAGAHPNSVRVVVGDGEGRTMEAVGYSIGGGAVLLHKLDGFQVDISCTLPAVIIMNRDVQGVVSAVTSYLSAHNVNIATMKLHRDTRGGLATMVIELDSAEEHVDTDVIKNLHPGIVRVIGIEGED from the coding sequence ATGCCCGTTTGGGAGATAATCGGCCCGGTCATGACCGGCCCCTCTTCTAGCCATACAGCCGGCGCGGCCCACATAGGGCGTATCGTCCGCATGTGCTGGGGCGGCGAGGTAAAGAGGGCCGACCTATATATGCGCGGAAGCTTTGCGAGCACAGGCGCGGGACATGGTACGGACAAGGCGCTGATCGCCGGCCTTATGGGAATGACGCAGGATGATCCCGAGATCAGAAACGCGCTTGCGCTGGCGCGCGCCGCGGGGATGGATTTCCATTTTTACACGGAAGAGGTGGCGGGGGCGCATCCAAACTCGGTACGCGTAGTCGTCGGCGACGGGGAGGGACGCACGATGGAGGCCGTCGGTTACTCCATCGGAGGCGGCGCCGTCCTCCTTCACAAGCTCGACGGTTTTCAGGTGGACATCTCCTGCACTTTGCCCGCCGTCATAATAATGAACCGCGACGTGCAGGGCGTCGTGAGCGCGGTCACCTCGTACCTGTCGGCGCATAACGTGAATATCGCGACGATGAAGCTCCACCGCGATACGCGCGGCGGGCTCGCGACTATGGTCATCGAGCTTGACTCGGCAGAGGAGCACGTCGATACCGATGTGATAAAGAATCTGCATCCGGGGATAGTCCGCGTGATAGGGATAGAGGGGGAAGACTAA
- a CDS encoding monomeric [FeFe] hydrogenase, with the protein MLSNHLIEVKRWVIRSIAGAYIHSREIPGGSYAQDSDFRQSVKKLPFVHIPPGSAARYRCCVYKERAIVRLRVLAGLGFSVEADDEMTSLLEYADRALKRHQIEGPALTIIDIACKGCVNARYYVTELCQGCLARPCESVCPFGAIHVEDGHSRIEKTKCKNCGRCKEVCPYHAIAKIAVPCEESCPTNAIQKDENGVASVDHAKCISCGCCVAACPFGAVLERSQIVDVVRALDSRKQIYALVAPAIAGQFEASFAQLVTAIRELGFSDVVEVALGADKTAVDEAEELRERMANKRPFMTTSCCPAYIQAARRHMPELTPHISDTPTPMHFTAEMMKTKNPRNINVFIGPCVAKRKEAMEDSCVDYVMTFEELSALFEAAGINPSACEEAELKKNASAQGRGFAISGGVAAAVKRALGEEAEIRTTCINGLSKATMAQLKAYAKNGAPFDLIEVMTCPGGCISGAGVAMRDKKAKDGVEKFVRESEPLRVNNDGCGQ; encoded by the coding sequence ATGCTTTCAAATCATCTGATAGAGGTAAAACGCTGGGTAATAAGGAGCATCGCCGGGGCGTATATACACAGCAGGGAGATACCCGGCGGCAGTTACGCACAGGACAGCGACTTCCGCCAGAGCGTGAAGAAGCTGCCCTTCGTGCATATTCCTCCGGGTTCCGCCGCAAGATACCGCTGCTGCGTCTATAAAGAGCGCGCGATCGTCCGCCTGCGCGTCCTCGCCGGACTCGGCTTCAGCGTGGAGGCTGACGACGAAATGACCTCGCTGCTCGAATATGCCGACCGCGCGCTTAAGAGACACCAGATAGAGGGGCCGGCGCTGACGATCATCGACATCGCCTGCAAGGGCTGCGTCAACGCCCGCTATTATGTCACCGAGCTCTGCCAGGGCTGCCTCGCGCGCCCCTGCGAGAGCGTCTGCCCCTTTGGAGCCATCCACGTCGAGGACGGTCATTCAAGAATAGAAAAAACAAAATGCAAAAACTGCGGCCGCTGCAAAGAGGTCTGCCCCTATCACGCCATCGCCAAGATCGCCGTCCCCTGCGAAGAGAGCTGCCCGACAAACGCGATACAAAAGGATGAAAACGGCGTCGCCTCCGTCGACCACGCGAAATGCATCAGCTGCGGCTGCTGCGTCGCCGCCTGCCCCTTCGGCGCCGTCCTTGAGCGCAGCCAGATCGTGGACGTCGTGCGCGCGCTCGACAGCCGCAAACAGATATACGCGCTCGTCGCCCCAGCCATCGCCGGACAATTTGAAGCGAGCTTCGCCCAGCTCGTCACCGCGATAAGGGAGCTCGGCTTCTCCGACGTGGTGGAAGTGGCGCTCGGAGCGGATAAGACAGCCGTGGACGAGGCGGAAGAGCTGCGCGAGCGCATGGCGAACAAGCGCCCCTTTATGACCACCTCCTGCTGTCCGGCTTACATCCAGGCGGCGCGCCGCCATATGCCGGAGCTTACGCCGCACATTTCGGACACCCCGACACCCATGCACTTCACCGCCGAAATGATGAAGACGAAGAACCCCCGCAACATAAACGTATTCATCGGCCCCTGCGTCGCGAAGCGCAAGGAGGCGATGGAGGACTCCTGCGTCGACTACGTCATGACCTTTGAAGAGCTCTCGGCCCTATTCGAAGCGGCCGGGATAAACCCCTCCGCGTGCGAGGAGGCGGAGCTTAAAAAGAACGCCTCCGCCCAGGGGCGCGGCTTCGCCATAAGCGGCGGCGTCGCCGCGGCGGTCAAACGCGCGCTGGGAGAGGAGGCCGAAATCCGCACCACCTGCATAAACGGCCTCAGCAAGGCCACGATGGCGCAATTGAAGGCCTACGCGAAAAACGGCGCGCCGTTCGACCTCATAGAGGTAATGACCTGCCCCGGAGGCTGCATCAGCGGCGCCGGCGTCGCGATGCGCGACAAAAAGGCGAAGGACGGAGTGGAAAAATTCGTGCGTGAGAGCGAACCGCTGCGGGTCAATAACGACGGATGCGGCCAATAG
- the lysW gene encoding lysine biosynthesis protein LysW → MTATCIVCEANVSVPQDCCEGELLICPDCGTELEVVALDPLTVEEAPQVQEDWGE, encoded by the coding sequence ATGACTGCTACTTGTATCGTATGTGAGGCAAACGTATCCGTTCCCCAGGATTGCTGCGAGGGAGAGCTTCTTATCTGCCCGGACTGCGGCACTGAACTTGAGGTGGTAGCGCTCGATCCGCTCACTGTGGAAGAGGCGCCGCAGGTGCAGGAAGACTGGGGCGAATAG
- a CDS encoding RimK family alpha-L-glutamate ligase, whose product MATLRILFTRLRTEEKLLKEAAERLGIPCELQNVSDTVFGGGPFCPADDVVLARCVSHNQNEGVAQMLETQGITVVNSSRVMGICGNKLTTSAVLERAGVPQPKFLAAFTPEGALEAVESLGYPAVCKPISGSWGRLLAKINDRESAEAIFEHKSMLGAIHNTFYIQEFVDKGSFDVRAFVVDGEPLCAIARTSEHWITNTARGGSASNLPLDDETASILRSVHAAIGGEFLAVDLFKTNGRWVVNEVNDGGEFRNSIAPTGKDIPGAVVEAAWNRRKG is encoded by the coding sequence ATGGCAACGCTGCGCATTCTCTTTACAAGGCTCCGTACCGAGGAGAAATTGCTGAAAGAGGCGGCGGAACGCCTCGGCATTCCCTGCGAGCTGCAGAATGTCAGCGACACCGTCTTCGGCGGCGGGCCCTTCTGCCCGGCTGACGACGTGGTGCTCGCGCGCTGCGTCTCGCACAATCAGAATGAGGGCGTCGCCCAGATGCTGGAGACGCAGGGGATCACGGTGGTAAATTCTTCGCGCGTGATGGGGATCTGCGGCAATAAGCTCACGACTTCGGCGGTTCTCGAACGCGCCGGCGTCCCGCAGCCTAAGTTCCTCGCCGCTTTCACGCCGGAGGGCGCGCTTGAGGCTGTCGAGTCCCTCGGCTATCCGGCGGTATGCAAGCCGATAAGCGGAAGCTGGGGCAGGCTGCTCGCGAAGATCAACGACCGCGAGAGTGCCGAGGCCATATTTGAGCACAAATCGATGCTCGGGGCCATCCACAATACTTTTTACATTCAGGAGTTTGTCGATAAGGGCAGCTTCGACGTCCGCGCTTTCGTCGTCGACGGAGAGCCGCTCTGCGCGATCGCCCGCACGAGCGAGCACTGGATCACGAACACCGCGCGCGGCGGCTCGGCCTCTAACCTCCCGCTTGACGATGAGACTGCCTCCATCCTCCGTTCAGTACACGCGGCGATCGGCGGCGAGTTCCTCGCGGTGGACCTTTTCAAGACGAACGGACGCTGGGTCGTCAACGAGGTCAACGACGGCGGCGAGTTCCGCAATTCGATAGCCCCTACGGGCAAAGATATCCCAGGAGCGGTAGTAGAAGCCGCCTGGAACAGAAGAAAGGGCTAG
- the argC gene encoding N-acetyl-gamma-glutamyl-phosphate reductase has product MTERIPVTIWGATGFAGAELLRIFARHPHFEVIGAVSRSKAGTSVGAVHPHLRHVYNDLTFISPEDAASLSAAAAFLALPHRASAQEAMRRLDAGERVVDLSADFRLRSAEEYKNWYGVDHPAPELLSEAVYGLPELHRAEMASARLVSGVGCNATSAITALLPLARAGLIEEARIECRVGSSEAGANADEGSAHAMRSRALRVVNPFVHRHMAEVVQELSLAQSSFTMGVTAVELVRGIQCLAHVTLNRPVREAEVWKLYRAAWNGEPFVSFTPAKPAHFRIPDPRFVVGSNRVLTGFMLAEDGRRMIAASAIDNLMKGAAGSAVQCANLMFGLPETEGLDMMPVYPA; this is encoded by the coding sequence ATGACAGAGAGGATTCCAGTAACTATATGGGGCGCTACGGGCTTCGCCGGCGCGGAGCTTCTGCGGATATTCGCCCGCCATCCGCATTTTGAGGTCATAGGGGCGGTCTCACGTTCAAAGGCCGGCACGTCGGTCGGCGCGGTCCATCCGCATCTGCGCCATGTATATAACGACCTTACCTTTATTTCGCCGGAGGACGCGGCTTCGCTCTCCGCCGCCGCGGCCTTCCTCGCGCTGCCGCACCGCGCCTCGGCGCAGGAGGCGATGCGCCGCCTTGATGCCGGCGAGCGCGTCGTAGACCTTTCGGCTGATTTCCGCCTGCGCAGCGCGGAGGAATATAAAAACTGGTACGGAGTCGATCATCCGGCGCCGGAGCTTCTCTCCGAGGCGGTCTACGGGCTGCCCGAGCTGCACCGCGCCGAGATGGCCTCCGCGCGCCTCGTCTCCGGCGTCGGCTGCAACGCGACCTCGGCGATCACAGCGCTGCTGCCGCTCGCGAGGGCGGGGCTGATCGAAGAGGCGCGCATCGAGTGCCGCGTCGGCTCCTCCGAGGCGGGAGCCAACGCCGACGAGGGCTCGGCGCACGCGATGCGCAGCCGCGCGCTGCGCGTGGTCAACCCCTTCGTCCACCGCCACATGGCGGAGGTGGTGCAGGAGCTTTCTCTGGCGCAGAGCTCCTTCACGATGGGCGTCACCGCCGTCGAGCTGGTGCGCGGCATCCAGTGCCTCGCCCATGTGACGCTTAACCGCCCGGTGCGCGAGGCCGAGGTATGGAAGCTTTATCGCGCCGCATGGAACGGAGAACCATTCGTCTCCTTCACGCCCGCGAAGCCGGCGCACTTCCGCATCCCCGACCCGCGTTTCGTCGTCGGCAGCAACCGCGTGCTGACCGGCTTTATGCTCGCGGAGGACGGACGCCGGATGATCGCCGCCTCGGCGATAGACAATCTCATGAAGGGCGCGGCGGGCTCCGCGGTGCAGTGCGCCAACCTGATGTTCGGCCTGCCGGAGACGGAGGGGCTCGATATGATGCCCGTCTATCCCGCCTAA
- a CDS encoding uridylate kinase: MIGVVKIGGASGNRLEPLIDEVAERNRAGERWIVVHGASGVMNDLCAERGLEVRMVTSPSGYRSRFVGERERELFREAALSYGARIIEMLAERGVKAVQADPEQAPYAAAKRKDFLRESVNGRMRILRGNYSGTVTKVEPSSLLAALDGGLVPVVPPLALDSELGISLNIDGDRLAAQIAGAVRADLLIILSNVPGLMKDIEDPRSLITRGSLAGWDVIEHYAQGNMKRKVVACKEALELSIPSVYLADGRVENPLANAMEGHSTWLVR; this comes from the coding sequence ATGATCGGAGTTGTAAAAATCGGCGGAGCCTCTGGCAACAGGCTCGAGCCGCTCATAGATGAAGTAGCGGAGAGAAACCGCGCGGGCGAACGCTGGATCGTCGTCCACGGCGCAAGCGGCGTGATGAACGACCTCTGCGCCGAACGCGGGCTGGAGGTACGTATGGTTACGAGCCCCTCGGGCTACCGCAGCCGCTTCGTCGGCGAGAGGGAGCGCGAACTCTTTCGCGAGGCGGCGCTCTCCTACGGCGCGCGTATCATTGAGATGCTCGCGGAACGCGGCGTGAAGGCCGTCCAGGCCGATCCGGAACAGGCGCCGTACGCGGCGGCGAAGCGCAAGGATTTTCTGCGGGAGAGCGTGAACGGCCGCATGCGGATACTGCGCGGCAATTACAGCGGCACCGTGACGAAGGTCGAACCGTCGTCGCTTCTCGCGGCTCTCGACGGCGGGCTCGTGCCGGTCGTTCCGCCGCTCGCGCTCGACTCGGAGCTCGGCATTTCGCTGAACATCGACGGCGACCGCCTCGCGGCGCAGATCGCCGGAGCGGTGAGGGCCGACCTCCTGATTATTCTTTCAAACGTCCCCGGCCTTATGAAGGATATCGAAGACCCACGGTCGCTCATCACCAGGGGCAGCCTCGCGGGCTGGGACGTCATCGAGCACTACGCGCAGGGCAACATGAAACGCAAGGTCGTCGCCTGCAAAGAGGCGCTGGAGCTCTCTATCCCCAGCGTCTATCTTGCCGACGGCCGGGTGGAAAATCCGCTCGCAAACGCGATGGAGGGACATTCGACATGGCTGGTTCGTTAA
- a CDS encoding aspartate aminotransferase family protein, with the protein MAGSLSGLYGGRGIALTHGEGAWVWGSDGRRYIDFFNGHGAALFGHANPVLTEALAEAARGVWSCGAGYESPAREELGAILGGELGDGRVFLCNSGTEAIEGALKLAAVLGGKRREIAASRRAFHGRSCGALGLTFNPKYRAPFTSLIPAAKHYAPEDIPAKISNETLAVFIEPVQGEGGVYPIPEEVGRAITESCHAHGVLLIADEVQSGLGRCGSFFASAERGLAPDIICLAKGLAGGMPAGAVVWRGELGDFPPHSHGSTYGGNELTARVSLAALKYIKENGLCAHAAKTGAFIREEISRRSIPLVGDVRGAGLLIGVETEIPSQDIVKALQENGLLSLAAGPRVVRFLPSFAVTEEIAREAADIFERTMNDLDARRNEGVA; encoded by the coding sequence ATGGCTGGTTCGTTAAGCGGGCTCTACGGCGGACGCGGCATCGCGCTCACGCACGGCGAGGGCGCCTGGGTCTGGGGCAGCGACGGACGCCGCTATATCGACTTTTTCAACGGACACGGGGCGGCGCTGTTCGGCCACGCAAACCCGGTGCTGACGGAGGCGCTGGCCGAGGCGGCGCGCGGCGTATGGAGCTGCGGCGCGGGCTACGAATCCCCCGCGCGCGAAGAACTCGGAGCCATCCTCGGCGGTGAGCTCGGCGACGGCAGGGTATTTCTCTGCAACAGCGGCACCGAGGCGATCGAAGGGGCGCTCAAGCTCGCGGCGGTGCTCGGCGGCAAACGCCGCGAGATCGCCGCCTCCCGCCGCGCCTTTCACGGCAGGAGCTGCGGCGCGCTCGGCCTCACCTTCAACCCAAAATACCGCGCGCCCTTCACCTCGCTGATCCCCGCGGCGAAGCATTACGCGCCCGAGGATATCCCCGCGAAGATCAGCAACGAGACTCTCGCCGTCTTCATCGAGCCGGTACAGGGAGAGGGCGGCGTCTATCCCATTCCAGAAGAGGTGGGACGGGCCATCACCGAAAGCTGCCACGCGCACGGCGTGCTGCTGATCGCAGACGAGGTGCAGAGCGGCCTCGGCCGCTGCGGCTCCTTTTTCGCTTCGGCGGAAAGAGGGCTTGCGCCGGATATCATTTGCCTCGCGAAAGGGCTCGCTGGCGGCATGCCGGCGGGAGCCGTCGTCTGGCGCGGAGAACTCGGCGACTTCCCGCCGCACTCTCACGGTTCGACCTACGGCGGCAACGAACTTACAGCGCGCGTCTCGCTCGCGGCGCTCAAATACATAAAAGAAAACGGCCTCTGCGCCCACGCGGCGAAGACAGGCGCGTTTATAAGGGAAGAAATTTCACGGAGGTCCATTCCCCTCGTCGGCGACGTCCGCGGCGCTGGGCTGCTGATCGGCGTCGAGACGGAGATACCCTCGCAGGATATCGTCAAGGCGCTGCAGGAAAACGGCCTGCTCTCTCTCGCGGCCGGGCCGCGCGTCGTTCGTTTCCTGCCCTCCTTCGCCGTCACTGAAGAGATCGCGCGCGAGGCCGCGGACATATTTGAAAGAACGATGAACGATCTCGACGCACGGCGTAACGAGGGGGTGGCGTAG
- a CDS encoding M20/M25/M40 family metallo-hydrolase: MRLPESVGLLVDIVAVPSPTGHEEDAARMLADRLPRFGWETSHLDGAGSVIATRGNGDKELVLLSHIDTVPGGPKLFVNEERIEGRGSVDAKSPCCALAVGGGAVEVPRDWRITFVAAVGEEIDSRGARFRMPLHEPAALVVGEPPGSNGVALSYRGRILFSFVAEDSGAHRSGSPGPMSDTVLAAASMMQITENMGKGYSIAIMEMEGHEAGRRSASITMDLRTPIGAQQEELELMLNETAAAFGVGLNVIEYVPPHEVHKSDPVIRAFRTAIRDVTGEPPRVLAKQGTCDFNVLSTWGCPMGAFGPGDSKYDHSSNEQIEIKEFLRGIEVVKGALPKVMEAIR; encoded by the coding sequence GTGCGTCTGCCTGAATCAGTCGGGCTTCTCGTCGACATCGTCGCCGTGCCCAGCCCCACCGGACACGAGGAGGACGCGGCGCGGATGCTCGCGGACCGCTTGCCCCGCTTCGGCTGGGAGACCTCCCATTTGGACGGCGCGGGTTCGGTGATCGCGACGCGCGGCAACGGCGACAAAGAGCTGGTGCTGCTCAGCCATATCGATACCGTCCCCGGCGGCCCCAAACTCTTCGTCAACGAGGAGCGGATAGAGGGGCGCGGCTCGGTCGACGCCAAAAGCCCCTGCTGCGCCCTAGCTGTGGGCGGCGGAGCCGTCGAAGTTCCCCGCGACTGGCGGATAACCTTCGTCGCCGCCGTCGGCGAGGAGATAGATTCGCGCGGCGCGCGCTTCCGTATGCCGCTTCACGAGCCGGCGGCCCTCGTCGTCGGAGAGCCGCCCGGCAGCAACGGCGTCGCCCTCTCATATCGAGGGCGCATCCTCTTCTCATTCGTCGCGGAGGACAGCGGCGCGCACCGCTCCGGCAGCCCGGGCCCGATGTCAGACACCGTGCTAGCCGCCGCCTCGATGATGCAGATAACGGAAAATATGGGCAAGGGTTATTCGATCGCGATCATGGAGATGGAGGGACACGAGGCGGGAAGACGCTCCGCCTCCATCACGATGGACCTGCGGACCCCCATCGGCGCGCAGCAGGAGGAGCTGGAACTGATGCTCAACGAGACCGCCGCCGCCTTCGGCGTCGGGTTGAATGTGATCGAGTACGTTCCTCCTCATGAGGTGCATAAATCGGACCCCGTGATACGCGCCTTCCGCACGGCGATACGCGACGTCACCGGCGAGCCGCCGCGCGTGCTCGCGAAACAGGGCACCTGCGATTTCAACGTCCTCTCCACCTGGGGCTGCCCCATGGGCGCCTTCGGCCCCGGAGACTCCAAATACGACCACAGCTCAAACGAGCAGATCGAGATAAAGGAGTTCCTGCGCGGCATCGAGGTGGTAAAGGGCGCGCTGCCGAAGGTGATGGAGGCGATACGGTAA
- a CDS encoding helix-turn-helix domain-containing protein, with protein sequence MATGANSSQKEDENKKTAEVTAELGRKLRELREAQGLTLDDAWTATKIQKKHLAVIEEGQLDRLPKGPFCRSFLRQYCGYLNAEDLWDRYDRLTKKENEALKAYRQEETEASYTSSPKIFRHKSYLWVYLIVILSLGAAAWITWQYRGEITSEGTTPLEGGTASMVAEQKEAPPAASADAPVQSQPAPAPASVDLGWMDGKPPAAPAPAASPAPAQTAPATAAPEQQTPPAAAVPVIRINPQGVVWIKLSVGKEVLFEGLLKPGETREYSPRADVPLRVRYGNPAKTGVSWFGAAEAPVGPAANPITRYYWYDGRITDKN encoded by the coding sequence ATGGCAACAGGGGCAAATTCCTCGCAAAAAGAAGACGAAAACAAAAAAACGGCGGAAGTGACGGCGGAGCTGGGGCGAAAGCTCCGTGAGCTGCGCGAGGCGCAGGGGCTCACGCTTGACGATGCCTGGACCGCGACGAAGATACAAAAAAAGCATCTGGCGGTGATAGAGGAGGGGCAGCTTGACCGGCTTCCCAAAGGTCCCTTCTGCCGCAGTTTTCTGAGGCAGTATTGCGGATATCTCAACGCGGAAGACCTTTGGGACCGCTACGACCGTCTGACAAAGAAGGAAAACGAAGCGCTTAAGGCCTACCGGCAGGAAGAGACAGAGGCAAGCTATACCAGCAGCCCGAAGATATTCCGGCACAAATCATACCTGTGGGTCTATCTGATCGTGATACTCTCGCTCGGCGCGGCGGCCTGGATAACCTGGCAGTACCGCGGCGAGATAACCAGCGAGGGCACGACGCCGCTCGAAGGCGGCACCGCCTCTATGGTGGCCGAGCAGAAGGAGGCGCCTCCGGCTGCAAGCGCCGACGCGCCGGTACAGAGCCAACCGGCACCGGCCCCTGCATCTGTGGATCTTGGCTGGATGGACGGCAAGCCGCCTGCGGCCCCTGCTCCTGCCGCTTCGCCGGCGCCCGCGCAGACGGCTCCCGCTACGGCGGCGCCCGAACAACAGACGCCCCCGGCAGCGGCGGTCCCGGTGATAAGGATAAATCCTCAAGGCGTCGTCTGGATAAAGCTGAGTGTCGGGAAAGAGGTGCTCTTTGAGGGTCTGCTGAAGCCTGGCGAGACGCGCGAATACAGTCCGCGCGCCGACGTTCCGCTGCGTGTACGGTATGGGAATCCGGCAAAGACCGGCGTCTCATGGTTCGGAGCGGCCGAAGCTCCGGTAGGTCCCGCCGCCAACCCGATCACAAGGTACTACTGGTACGACGGCAGAATTACCGATAAAAACTAG
- the rpe gene encoding ribulose-phosphate 3-epimerase, with the protein MAGPLQLKELKKERGILISPSLLSADVLNMERHIGELKGEADWLHVDIMDGHFVPNLSYGPALVKALRKRYPQAFLDVHIMVEPAEDFLDMFLSAGPSLLTVHLEAAKHIHRALQRIKDAGVLAGVSVNPGTAAEPLMPVLHMADLVLVMSVNPGYGGQSFIEETLDKVRWLFRVRGEHGWGYLIEMDGGVGPKNVARIAEAGCDVVVAGSAVFGQPEPSEVIKEMRRSVQRG; encoded by the coding sequence ATGGCAGGACCGCTACAACTAAAAGAACTAAAAAAGGAGAGGGGTATCCTGATTTCCCCCTCGCTGCTTTCGGCCGACGTCCTCAACATGGAGCGGCATATAGGCGAGCTTAAAGGCGAGGCGGACTGGCTTCATGTGGATATAATGGACGGGCATTTCGTCCCCAACCTCTCCTACGGGCCGGCGCTCGTCAAGGCGCTGCGCAAAAGATACCCGCAGGCGTTTCTCGACGTACATATCATGGTCGAGCCGGCGGAGGATTTTCTCGACATGTTCCTCTCGGCGGGGCCGTCATTGCTGACGGTCCATCTTGAGGCCGCGAAACACATACACCGCGCGCTGCAGAGGATAAAGGACGCCGGCGTGCTTGCCGGGGTTTCGGTAAATCCCGGCACCGCCGCGGAGCCGCTGATGCCGGTGCTCCACATGGCGGATCTCGTCCTTGTGATGTCCGTGAACCCCGGCTATGGAGGGCAGTCCTTTATTGAGGAAACGCTTGACAAGGTCCGTTGGCTTTTCCGCGTTCGCGGCGAACATGGGTGGGGATATCTGATCGAGATGGACGGCGGGGTCGGGCCGAAAAACGTCGCGCGGATCGCGGAGGCGGGATGCGACGTCGTGGTCGCGGGCAGCGCGGTCTTCGGGCAGCCAGAACCGTCGGAGGTAATAAAGGAGATGCGCAGATCGGTACAAAGGGGGTAA
- a CDS encoding PASTA domain-containing protein — protein MGRIHRWGMIFAFLVIMGCAYIGIKMVFIEDKDSEVPAVTGMQLVDAVDALQERGLLAKVDKVDSPMAADTVVSQNLSAGEKVSKGKVVLLRVSKGGAIQPIPDVRGLKFEEGVRKLSEAGFKVDKVTRVTDKLKPSGTIIAQNPASPQQVAANCMVSLLVSSGTSGESAFVTVPDLRGQTQEAAVAMIEQLGLRLGQTSDAPSTSLPIGSVLSSRPKGGAKVPAGSLVNLTFAREPLASETTNDIPPVNDQDKERAEAVRKVVIKETTPTTIPSKLPVTEEPEQKKPEQKKPEPAKTEQPKVETPKAETPAVNTPAPKPAPAEPAAPTKHAKVRYQVPPLTKPLSLKIEMTDASGTRVLKDVMANSGEYISMNVPYSGEARITIFLGGDFVWQDRYN, from the coding sequence ATGGGAAGAATTCACCGCTGGGGAATGATATTCGCTTTTCTGGTGATAATGGGCTGCGCATATATCGGAATAAAAATGGTATTTATCGAGGATAAGGATTCCGAGGTGCCGGCCGTCACGGGAATGCAGCTTGTCGACGCCGTCGACGCGCTGCAGGAGAGGGGACTTCTGGCTAAGGTGGACAAGGTCGATTCCCCGATGGCGGCGGATACCGTTGTCTCACAGAACCTTTCCGCCGGGGAGAAGGTCTCCAAGGGGAAGGTCGTCCTGCTGAGGGTCAGCAAGGGCGGGGCGATACAGCCGATCCCCGACGTCCGCGGACTGAAATTCGAGGAGGGCGTCAGGAAACTCAGCGAAGCCGGCTTCAAGGTGGATAAGGTGACACGGGTCACAGACAAACTCAAGCCATCGGGAACGATAATCGCGCAGAACCCCGCCTCTCCGCAGCAGGTGGCGGCCAACTGCATGGTCAGCCTGCTCGTCAGCAGCGGCACGAGCGGCGAAAGCGCCTTTGTAACGGTGCCGGACCTTCGCGGTCAAACTCAGGAGGCGGCGGTGGCGATGATAGAACAGCTGGGGTTAAGGCTTGGCCAGACCTCGGACGCGCCTTCGACCTCGCTGCCGATAGGAAGCGTCTTGTCGTCGCGTCCGAAGGGCGGAGCCAAGGTCCCCGCCGGTTCGCTGGTGAACCTCACCTTTGCGAGGGAACCGCTGGCCTCGGAGACCACGAACGACATTCCGCCGGTCAACGATCAGGATAAGGAGCGCGCCGAGGCGGTGCGTAAGGTCGTGATAAAGGAGACCACGCCGACGACGATACCGTCGAAGCTGCCGGTCACCGAAGAGCCCGAGCAGAAGAAGCCGGAGCAGAAGAAGCCCGAGCCGGCAAAAACGGAACAGCCGAAGGTCGAGACGCCGAAGGCGGAGACGCCCGCCGTCAACACGCCTGCACCCAAGCCAGCGCCGGCGGAGCCGGCCGCGCCGACCAAGCACGCGAAGGTGCGCTATCAGGTGCCGCCGCTGACAAAACCTCTTTCATTGAAGATAGAGATGACCGATGCGTCCGGTACGCGAGTGCTGAAAGACGTCATGGCAAATAGCGGCGAGTATATATCGATGAACGTTCCCTATTCCGGCGAGGCTCGCATAACGATTTTCCTTGGAGGAGATTTTGTATGGCAGGACCGCTACAACTAA